In Streptacidiphilus sp. P02-A3a, the DNA window CGGCCGGTGTCCTGGTCGACCGCTACGACCGCCGCCGGCTGATGATCGGCTGCGACGTCCTGCGGCTGCTGGTGTACGCGGGTCTGGCCGCCGCGGTGGTGGCCGGCACCGCCGACCTGGCCATGATCCTGGCCGTGGTGGCGGTCAGCTCCGCCGCCACGGCGATCTTCAGCACCGCCGAGTTCGCCGCGGTCCCCAGCCTGGTGCGACCGGACCAGATCGTCGGCGCGGTGGCCCGCAACGAGGCGCGGAGCTACGGCACCTCCCTGGCCGGGCCGCCGCTGGGCGGCCTGCTGTTCGGGCTCGGCCGGACGCTGCCGTTCCTCGGCAACGCCCTGTCCTTCCTGCTGTCACTGGTGGCGGTGCTGTTCATCCGCCAACCCATGCAGCAGCCCCGGCCCGCCGCGGCCGCCGCCGCCGCGGGATCGCCGGGCCGGGCGGGGCTGCGGTTCCTGCTCGGCAATCCGTTCCTGCGGGCCCTGCTGGTCATCGCCGCCCCGCTGAACATGGCCTTCACCGGCATGATCTTCGCGATGACCGTCGCCCTGCGCCGCTCCGGCATGTCGCCGGTGCTGGTCGGCGTGGTCAGCACGATCTTCGCCGTGGGCGGCTTCCTCGGCGCCTTCGCCGCCCCGGCGCTGCAACGTCGGCTGCGGCTGCCGACGCTGGTCAGGACGCTCTGCTGGTCGACCGCGGTCCTGATGGCGGTCAGCGTGCTGCCGACCATCGGCATCCTGACCGCGGTGCCCGTGGCCGCCGCGGTGTTCCTCGGCCCGACCGCCAATGCCGCCCTGTTCGGCTACCAGGCGGCGATCACCCCGGACCACCTCCAGGGCCGGGTGGTCAGCCTGATCCTGGTCGCCGCCACCTCGGCCGCCGCGCTGGCGCCCGCCCTGGCCGGGCTGCTGCTGGCCCACTTCAGCAGCCGGACCGCGCTGCTGGCCTTCCCGCTGCTGGCCACCGTCGCCGCGCTGGTGGCCACGCTCAGCAAGGGCATCGGCTCCATGTCCACCCAGCCGACCGCGCCCGCTCAGCCTGAGCCCACTGGACCCGCTGGACCTGCTGGACCCGCTGGACCCGCTCAGCCGTGAGGCTGCCCGGTGCGGTCCTCGGCCTCCAGCGCGGCCAGGAACGCGCTCGCCCGATCGGCCTCCGCGGCCCCGATCCGCCGGTACATCCCGACCGCCTGCCTCAGTTCGAGCAGGGCGGCGGCGCGGTCACCGGCGCGGGCCGCGCAGCGGGCGCCGCCCTCCAGCGCCATCGCCTCCTCGATCACGCTGCCGATCTCGCGGGCGAGGTCCACGGCCCGCCGGTAGACGGCCCTGGCCTCGGCCGGTCCGGTGGTCTCGGCCACCAGCGCGCCGGTGCTGACCAGGACCTCGACCACGCCCTGCGGCTCGCCGAGGTCCTGGAACAGGCTCAGGGCGCGTTCCAGCAGCTCGGCCGCCGCCGTCAGGTCCCCGGTCGCCTGCCGGACCCGGCCCAGCTCGCGCCGGGCGTTGGCCTCGCCCTGGCGGCTGCCGATGTCCTGGAAGATCGTCAGGGCGCGCTCGAACTGCTCAGCCGCGGCCGGGACGTCGCCCGCCGCGAACCGCACCCGGCCCAGGTCGCACCGGGCGAACGCCTCGTTCGGGCGGTGGCCGATGTCCTGGAAGATGGCCAGCGCCTGCTCCTGGAGCGCGGTCGCCACCGGGAAGTCCCCGGCCGCCTGCCGCACCCGGCCCAGGTCCCCCAGCGCGTTGGCCTCGCCCTGGCGGCTGCCGATGTCCTGGTAGATCGTCAGCGAGCGCTGGAACAGCGCCGTCGCCTCCGGCAGGTCGCCCGCCGCGAACCGCATCCGCCCCAGGTCCCAGTGGGCGTTCGCCTCGCCGAGGCCGTCGCCGAACTCCTGGAAGATGGCCAGCGCGCGTTGGAACAGCTCCACCGCCGCCGGCAGGTCCATCTCCGCGTACCGCACCCGCCCCAGGTCCTGCAGCGCGTCGGCCTCCTCGCTGAGGCGCCGGGGGAGGCTCCGGTAGGCAGCGATGGAGCGCTCCTGGAGTTCGGCCGACCCCGGGAAGTCCCCGGTCGCCAGCCGCAGTCGGCCCAGCTGGTACAGGCCCCTGGCCTCGCCGTGGACGCTGCCGAGGTCCTGGTAGATGGCCAGGGCCTGCTCCTGCGCGCCGGTGGCGGCGGCGAGGTCCCCCAGCTGGTAGTGGATGCGCCCCAGGTCCCACAGCGCGTTCGCCTCGCCGAGGCGGTCGTCGGACTCCCGGGCGGCGGTCGCCGCGGCCCGGTGCAGCGCCACGGCCTGCGGCCAGGGGCCGTCCTGCTGGAGGTAGGAGGTCAGCGCGCCGGTCAGGGCGATCAGGCGGCGCGGCTGGTCGGCGACGCGGCCGACACCGGCGAGCAGGTTGTCGTGCTCGGCCCGCATCCAGGCCAGCGCGGTCGCCCGGTCGGTGATCCCGGGCGCCACCGCGCGCGCGGCGGCGGCCCGGGGCGGCCCGGGCCGGGTGTAGCGGGCGAGGTGGCCGTCCGCGAGGTCGGCGGTCTGCTGGTAGTAGTCCAGCAGCTCGCGCAGCGCGGTGTCCCGCTCCCCGGCCGCGCCCGGGTCCTGGCCGCCCAGTGTGCGGGCGTAGAGCCGGAGCAGGTCGTGGAACTGGTAGCGGCCCGGGGTGTGCTGGGTCAGCAGGTTGTGGTCGAGCAGGGACTCCAGCAGCCGCTCGGCGGCGCGCTCGTCCACCCCGGCCAGGTTCGCGGCGGCGTACACGTCGAAGTCGGCCCCGGGGACCACCGCGAGCAGCCGGAACAGCCGCTGCTCGGCGCCGGTCAGCGCGGTGTAGGAGGACTCGAAGACCGCCGCGAGGTCGCGGTCCGCGTCCTGGAGGTAGTCCAGTCGGCGGTGCTCGTCGTGGAGTTGCTCCACGACGTCCTCGATCCGCAGGGCGCGGCGGTGCCGCAGCCGGGCGGCGGTGATCCGGATGGCCAGCGGCATCCGACCGCACAGGGCGGCCAACTCCGCTACCGCGGGGTGGTCCTGCGGGATCCGGCCGGGACCGGCGACGGTGTGCAGCAGGGCGACCGCGTCGGCCTCGGGCAGTACGTCGAGGGCGAGCGACTGCGCGTCTTCGAGACCGGTCAGCCGTCTGCGGCTGGTGACCATCACCAGGCACCCGGGGGTGGCCGGGAGCAGCGGCCGGACCTGCGCGGCACCGGCCGCGTTGTCCAGGAAGATCAGCGTCCGGGTGCCCGCGAGCCGGTCCCGGTAGAACGCGGCGCGCTCCCCCAGGCCCACCGGGATCAGCTGCGGCGGCACGCCGAGCGAGCGCAGGAACCAGTCCAGCGCGGTACCGGCGTCGAGCGGTGCCATGCCGGGGGTGTGCCCGTGCAGGTCGATGAACAGCTGCCCGTCCGGGAACTGCTCACGCACCCGGTGGGCGGCCCGGATCGCCAGCGCCGTCTTGCCGATACCGGCCATGCCGTCGATCGCGGAGACCACCACCATGCCCGCGGCGGAACCGGTCGGGGCTTCCCGGGCGAGGGCCAGCAGCCGGTCGAGCTCCCGCGTGCGGCCGGTGAACGTGCGCGGTTCGACCGGCAGTTGGAAGCGCGGGCCGCGGACCGCCGCCGGGGCGGCCGCAGCGGCGGCGCCGGGGCCGGGGGTGGCCGCGCCGCCCGTGCCGGGTGTCGGCGCGGGGGCGGCGAGGTCGGGGTCGGCCCGCAGGATCCGGCCGTGCAGCTCCCGCAGCGGCGCCGAGGGCTCCACCCCGAGCTGCTCGACCAGGGTGCGGCGCAGCCCTTGGAACGCCTCCAGCGACTCGGCCTGCCGTCCGGCGCGGTACAGGGCGAGCATCAACTGCCGGTGCAGTTCCTCCCGCAGGGGGTGCGCCCGGACCAGGGACTGGGTCTCGGCGACCAGTTCGCTGTGCCGTCCCAGCCGCAGATCCGCCTCGATCCGCCCCTCCAGGGCCAGCAGCCGGGTCTCCTCCAGTCGTTGGATCTCGGCGGCGGCGTCCGCGGAGGTCGGCAGGTCGGACAGCGGCTCCCCCCGCCACAGGGCCAGCGCCGTGGCCAGGGTGTCCCGGGCGGCGGCGTTGTCGCCCGCGTGCAGGGCGCGGCGCCCCTCGGCGCAGGTGTCGGTGAACACCCGGGTGTCGAGCTCGCCGTCCCCGACCTGGGCCAGGTAGCCCAGGTCCGGGACGGTGAGCACCCGCCCGGCCGCCGGGCCGAGCTGACGGCGCAGCCGCGACACGTGGTTGCGCAGCCCGGCGGTGGTCGCGGCGGGCCGCTCCTCGCCCCAGACCGCCTGCGCCAGCTTCTCCCCCGACACCGCCTGGTTGGCGTTCAGCAGCAGCACCGCGAGCACGGTGCGCGGGATCCCCGCGGGCAGCGCCACCGGCTCCCCACGACCGTCGTCGACGCTCAATGGTCCGAGCAGGTTGAACCGCACCACACGCCTCCGCTGTCGAAATCCGCTGCCGGAACAGCCCGCGCTCCCGCCCCGGGAGCCGTCGCCGATGATCTTATGTGTTGATGACCGGATATGTATGGACCGAGGTTCAGCGGGCTGCTCGACCGGCCGACCGGATGCTGGCTGTAACCTGCTCGCACGAACCTGCCCGCCCGAACCTGCCCGCCCGAATCGCGAAGGATGTCGCACGTGTCGCTGGAACGCCTGCGGACCGGTGCTCCCCAGACCGCCGGGTTCGGGCTGGGGCTGGCCGCGGTCGCCCGTCCCGGGTACATCACGCTGGGCCGGAGCGAGGACCTGCCCGCCGACCGCTCGGTCGAGGCGCTGCGGCAGCGCGCGCACCAACTGCTGGACGCCGCCTACGCCCAGGGCGTCCGGTACTTCGACGTGGCCCGCTCCTACGGTCGCGCCGAGGAGTTCCTGGCCTCCTGGCTCGGTGGGCACCCGGAGGCCGCGGACGCGGTGGTCGGCAGCAAGTGGGGCTACACGTACACCGCCGGGTGGCGCACCGACGCCGAGGTGCACGAGGTCAAGGACCACGGCGCGGCCGCCTTCGAGCGGCAGTCGGCCGAGACCCGCGCGCTGCTCGGCCCACGGCTCGACCTCTACCAGATCCACTCGCTCACCCCGGACAGTCCGGCACTGACCGATACCGCGCTGCACCGGCGGCTGGCCCGGCTCGCGGACGAGGGGGTCACCATCGGCTTCTCGTCCAGCGGCCCGGCCCAGGCGGACGCGATCCGGGCCGCGTTGGCGGTCGCGGTGGACGGGGCGCCGCTCTTCCGCAGCGTCCAGGCCACCTACAACCTGCTGGAGCCCTCGGCCGGTCCGGCGCTCGCCGAGGCCCACGCGAGCGGGCTCACGGTGATCGTCAAGGAGGGCATGGCCAACGGCCGCCTGGCCGACCGGAACGCGACCGGCCCGGACACCGCCGCCCTGCGCGGGACCGCGGCGGCGATCGGAGCCACCCCCGACGCCGTGGCGCTGGCCGCGGTGGCGGCCCAGCCGTGGGTGGACGTGGTGCTCTCGGGAGCCGCCGACGTCCAGCAGCTCGGCAGCAACCTCGCCGCGGCGCGGGCCCGGCTCGGCCCCGAGGACCTGGACCGGCTGGCCGTGCTGGCGCAACCTGCCGCGGACTACTGGGCGTACCGGGCGCGCCTCCCGTGGACGTGACACCCCGCCCGTCAGCTCCCTGACCACCGACCCGGTCGCCGGGCGGGTCGGCCGCCGACTACCGCGAGCGGTGATCCGGCCGGGGGTCCGGGCAGCAGGCGGGCCGGGACCAGGGCGAGGGCGGTGACGGCGGCCAGGGCCAGGGCGGTGGGGGTCGTGGCCGGGCCGGACGAGCCGGCGGCTCCGGCGGCGACGGCGATGCCGAGGGTCGGGCCGAGGTTCATGGCGGTCTGCTTGAGCCCGCTGACGACCCCGGCGTAGCCGGGAGGCGTCTCACCGGCGACCGAGCCGGTGGCGGTGACCATCACTGTGGCGAAGCCCGCGCCCAGCAGCACGGCGGTGGCCGCGATGAACGGCAGGCCGGTGCCGGGGTCGAACCGGGCCAGGCCGCCGATACCGAGCACGACCAGCAGCGTTCCCGCGGTCGCGCAGCGGCGCGGGCCGTACCGACGCAGCGCCAGGGCCGCCACCGGTGCGCCGAGGATCATCGCCCCGGTCAGCGGCAGCATCCGCAGGCCGCAGGCGAGCGGCCCGAGCCGGAGCGTGTCCTGGAGGTAGAAGGTGGCGGTGAACAGCGCGCCGTTCAGGCCCGCGCCGGTGACCAGCAGGATGGCCATCGACGCGACCACCGGTGCCGACCCGGCCACCGCGCGCGGCACGATCGGCTGCGCGGTGCGGCGTTCGTGCCGTGCGAACAGCGCGGTCAGGGCTGCGGCGAGGGCGAGTTCGAGCAGCGTGCGCGGCGCCGTCCAGCCGCGGGCGGGCACCTCGGCCAGGGCGTGCACCAGGACCGCCGGGGCCGCCGCGAGCAGTACCGCTCCGGGCAGGTCGAGCCGCCCCGGCGCGGCAGCCGGGCCCGGACCGGCGGCGGGCGTCGGCGGCCGGGCGACCAGCGCGAGCGCGGCGATCAGCAGCGCGATCGGGGCGTTGATCCAGAAGACGGACCGCCAGCCCAGGTGTTCCAGCAGCAGGCCGCCGAGTACCGGACCGGTCCCGGCGGCCACGGCGATGGCGCTGGTACGCACCGCGATCGGGGTGCCGAGCCGGTCCGCCGGGTAGGCCAGCCGCAGCAGCGCCAGGGTGGCGGGCTGTAGCAGTGCGCCGAAGCCGCCCTGCACCACCCGCATTCCGACCACCCAGCCGACCGTGGGCGCGAGCGCGATCCCGGCCGACGCCGCCCCGAACCCGAGCACGCCGACGACCAGCAGCCGCAGGTGTCCGCACCGGTCGCCGAGCCGCCCGGCGACCACCAGCAGCGAGGCCACCGCGACCAGGTAGCCGGTGCTCGTCCACTGCACCTGGGCCACGTCGGCGCCGAGGCTCCGGCCCAGGCTGGGCTGCGCCACCAGCAGCACCGTGCCGTCCATCGCCACCAGCATCGACCCGGCCACGCTGACCAGCAGTGCCAACCGGCGCCGGACCGATCCGCCGTCGCCGGGCCCGGTGGTGTCGCCGGGTCCGGTGGTGTCGCGGGCTTCGGCGGCGGTGCGCGGTGCGGCGGTCACTGCGGCTCCGGGCCGAGGTGGGCGTCCAGCACCGCCGCCAGCAGGCGTTCGAGGCGCTCGGCGGGGTCGTCCGCCGGAGCACCCGCCACCGGCGGCCGGGCGGCGGACAGGACCAGCGGGAGGCTCCCCCACGCCCACAGCTGGGCGACTCCGTGCAGGTTCGACCAGAGCGCGGCGGCGGCCACGGCCGCTCCGCCGTCGTCGTCCGGCTCCGGGCGGCACTGGGCGACCAGGTCGGTCATCCGCGCGAACAGCGGCAGCGAGGACTCGCGCAGCCTGGGCTGGTCCGGTGGCGGCGGCGCTCCCTCCAGCAGGTCGTGGCGGAACATCAGCTCGAACATGCCCCGGCGCTCCAGCGCGTACTCGACGTACACCCGGGCGACGGCGCGCAGTCGCGTCCGGGCCGACCCGGGCGCGGCCAGCGCGGCCGCGAACCGGGTGCCGAGCTCCTGGAAGCCGCGCCGGGCGATCGCCGAGAGCAGCGCGTGGTGGGTGGGGAAGTACCGGCGCGGCGCCCCGTGCGAGACCCCCGCCCGGCGGGCGATCTCCCGCAGCCCGAGCGAGGTCGATCCCTCGGCGAGTACCAGCTCCACCCCGGCGTCGACCAGCCGCTCCCGCAGTGAACCCTGTTGTCCCTGTTCCATGGACACTGTCTACCAGCTGGCCGTAGACACTGTCTACAGCCAGTCGGCCGGGGGCGGGCGGCCGGACGCACGAGATCCCGCCCGATCGGGGTGACCGGGCGGGATCTCGTCAGGCAGGACCGAGGTGACGGGCCGTGCCTAGCCGGCGGTCTCCTCCTTGGCGACCTTGACGGCGTTGCTGACCGCGAGCTTCTTGGCGGCCGGGGTGGCCGCGGTGCCGCAGAACACCGGGGTCAGCGCCAGCAGCTCGGACGCGTAGATGTTCATGTTGTTGGACGCGTTGGCCGAGATGGTGACCTGGCGGGAGCCGTTCTTGGTCGAGTAGGCGTAGGTCTGGTAGCCCTCGATGATCCCGTCGTGGCCGTACACGTCGACGCCGCAGGGGAGTTCGTACTCGCGCAGGCCGAGGCCGTAGCGGGTGGTCGAGTTCACGAACTCGGTGTTCTCCATCTGCG includes these proteins:
- a CDS encoding TetR/AcrR family transcriptional regulator, with product MEQGQQGSLRERLVDAGVELVLAEGSTSLGLREIARRAGVSHGAPRRYFPTHHALLSAIARRGFQELGTRFAAALAAPGSARTRLRAVARVYVEYALERRGMFELMFRHDLLEGAPPPPDQPRLRESSLPLFARMTDLVAQCRPEPDDDGGAAVAAAALWSNLHGVAQLWAWGSLPLVLSAARPPVAGAPADDPAERLERLLAAVLDAHLGPEPQ
- a CDS encoding BTAD domain-containing putative transcriptional regulator — translated: MRFNLLGPLSVDDGRGEPVALPAGIPRTVLAVLLLNANQAVSGEKLAQAVWGEERPAATTAGLRNHVSRLRRQLGPAAGRVLTVPDLGYLAQVGDGELDTRVFTDTCAEGRRALHAGDNAAARDTLATALALWRGEPLSDLPTSADAAAEIQRLEETRLLALEGRIEADLRLGRHSELVAETQSLVRAHPLREELHRQLMLALYRAGRQAESLEAFQGLRRTLVEQLGVEPSAPLRELHGRILRADPDLAAPAPTPGTGGAATPGPGAAAAAAPAAVRGPRFQLPVEPRTFTGRTRELDRLLALAREAPTGSAAGMVVVSAIDGMAGIGKTALAIRAAHRVREQFPDGQLFIDLHGHTPGMAPLDAGTALDWFLRSLGVPPQLIPVGLGERAAFYRDRLAGTRTLIFLDNAAGAAQVRPLLPATPGCLVMVTSRRRLTGLEDAQSLALDVLPEADAVALLHTVAGPGRIPQDHPAVAELAALCGRMPLAIRITAARLRHRRALRIEDVVEQLHDEHRRLDYLQDADRDLAAVFESSYTALTGAEQRLFRLLAVVPGADFDVYAAANLAGVDERAAERLLESLLDHNLLTQHTPGRYQFHDLLRLYARTLGGQDPGAAGERDTALRELLDYYQQTADLADGHLARYTRPGPPRAAAARAVAPGITDRATALAWMRAEHDNLLAGVGRVADQPRRLIALTGALTSYLQQDGPWPQAVALHRAAATAARESDDRLGEANALWDLGRIHYQLGDLAAATGAQEQALAIYQDLGSVHGEARGLYQLGRLRLATGDFPGSAELQERSIAAYRSLPRRLSEEADALQDLGRVRYAEMDLPAAVELFQRALAIFQEFGDGLGEANAHWDLGRMRFAAGDLPEATALFQRSLTIYQDIGSRQGEANALGDLGRVRQAAGDFPVATALQEQALAIFQDIGHRPNEAFARCDLGRVRFAAGDVPAAAEQFERALTIFQDIGSRQGEANARRELGRVRQATGDLTAAAELLERALSLFQDLGEPQGVVEVLVSTGALVAETTGPAEARAVYRRAVDLAREIGSVIEEAMALEGGARCAARAGDRAAALLELRQAVGMYRRIGAAEADRASAFLAALEAEDRTGQPHG
- a CDS encoding MFS transporter; its protein translation is MLVAMDGTVLLVAQPSLGRSLGADVAQVQWTSTGYLVAVASLLVVAGRLGDRCGHLRLLVVGVLGFGAASAGIALAPTVGWVVGMRVVQGGFGALLQPATLALLRLAYPADRLGTPIAVRTSAIAVAAGTGPVLGGLLLEHLGWRSVFWINAPIALLIAALALVARPPTPAAGPGPAAAPGRLDLPGAVLLAAAPAVLVHALAEVPARGWTAPRTLLELALAAALTALFARHERRTAQPIVPRAVAGSAPVVASMAILLVTGAGLNGALFTATFYLQDTLRLGPLACGLRMLPLTGAMILGAPVAALALRRYGPRRCATAGTLLVVLGIGGLARFDPGTGLPFIAATAVLLGAGFATVMVTATGSVAGETPPGYAGVVSGLKQTAMNLGPTLGIAVAAGAAGSSGPATTPTALALAAVTALALVPARLLPGPPAGSPLAVVGGRPARRPGRWSGS
- a CDS encoding MFS transporter, which gives rise to MTRPATDDTTGLAEAGRDRSPSLWRNRSFNLLWTGECLSDTGSAMAGLALPLLVLQLTGSPTQAGLIGTAGLVVTTACRLPAGVLVDRYDRRRLMIGCDVLRLLVYAGLAAAVVAGTADLAMILAVVAVSSAATAIFSTAEFAAVPSLVRPDQIVGAVARNEARSYGTSLAGPPLGGLLFGLGRTLPFLGNALSFLLSLVAVLFIRQPMQQPRPAAAAAAAGSPGRAGLRFLLGNPFLRALLVIAAPLNMAFTGMIFAMTVALRRSGMSPVLVGVVSTIFAVGGFLGAFAAPALQRRLRLPTLVRTLCWSTAVLMAVSVLPTIGILTAVPVAAAVFLGPTANAALFGYQAAITPDHLQGRVVSLILVAATSAAALAPALAGLLLAHFSSRTALLAFPLLATVAALVATLSKGIGSMSTQPTAPAQPEPTGPAGPAGPAGPAQP
- a CDS encoding aldo/keto reductase — encoded protein: MSLERLRTGAPQTAGFGLGLAAVARPGYITLGRSEDLPADRSVEALRQRAHQLLDAAYAQGVRYFDVARSYGRAEEFLASWLGGHPEAADAVVGSKWGYTYTAGWRTDAEVHEVKDHGAAAFERQSAETRALLGPRLDLYQIHSLTPDSPALTDTALHRRLARLADEGVTIGFSSSGPAQADAIRAALAVAVDGAPLFRSVQATYNLLEPSAGPALAEAHASGLTVIVKEGMANGRLADRNATGPDTAALRGTAAAIGATPDAVALAAVAAQPWVDVVLSGAADVQQLGSNLAAARARLGPEDLDRLAVLAQPAADYWAYRARLPWT